The sequence GCGTATCAAGCCGAATTATTTAACTTAGATATTTTAAATAGCGTCATAATTTTAATTCTGGTAACTTCTGGAATTGGACCAATAATTACTAGTCGGGCAGCACGAGGCTTGAATTCCTCATTATTAAAACAGCAACAAACATCTACATATGTTGCCGTTTCAGATAAAAAAGACAACCCTTTCAGTATCATAGTACCGATTTACAACCCTCAGACCCAGCAACATTTAATGGAAATGGCTGCATTACTTGCTCATCAAGCTCGTGGCAGAATTATGCCTTTAGCAATAGCCACTGCAACAGCAAGTATGGATGCACCCCAGCTAGAAAATTCCTTACAAAGAAGCGAAAGACTTTTAAGTAAAGCCACAGCATTAAGTCGTATATTAGATGTAGAAGCAGAACCATTATTACGAATTGATGATGCTTTTGCCCAAGGAATTAGTAGAGCTGCCAGAGAAAACAAGGCCAATTTGATTGTTATGGGTTGGGGTAAACGTACCGGATTAAAAGCGCGTTTATTCGGTAACGTAATTGATGGTGTTTTATGGGCATCTCACTGTCCCGTAGCCGTGACTCGTCTTGTAGAATCACCCTCTAAAATACAGCGTATTTTAGTACCCGTAGAAAATTTGACAGCACCTATATTGCAGCCAGTACAGTTCGCTGCAATGCTGGGAGAATCCAATCAAGCCCAAGTTACCGTACTCAACGTGTGCGATCGCCGCACTAGTTCGAGTAAAATATCTCATCGCCGATCGCAACTTTCATTATTAGTATCCAAACTAGGTTTATCCAATCCACCTGAAGTTCAAATAATCGCTCACGAAAATGTTGCTCAGGCAATATTGCAGGCAGCCCGATTGTACGATTTAGTTGTGCTACCTTTTATTCGCAATCGTACTATCCCCGGAGGATTAGCGATTAGTGATGTCACAACTCAGTTAGCTAGTCAATTAACTTGTTCCATTATCATGCTTGGAGAACCACCACAGCGTACCAATAACGCCACTGTAAAAGCTGGTTTTTCCAGCAGTCAGCTACCGGTTACTAGTTTTCAGTGAACAGTTATCGACTAAGAGTTAAGTCGGTGGGTGGAATTTATAACTATGTGATTGCGAGTGGAACGGACTAAAGCGAAGCATGAGCGCGTTCACCGTAGGTGCGGCTCAGACGTAGATCGTCACAAGCACTTCGAGAGTTTTACATTCCGTTACATAGTTTGGTTTATTCTAGCCTACCTACTTATCAGCTAACAGTAAAAAATTACTCCCTTCTCAGGTTTACGATTACCTACTAAGTGGCTTTGGTTGAGCTGCGTTTACGCAAAGGTTGTCCTAGAGTCAGCCAATATCCTGCTGGGTAACTTCTTACGAAGATGTTGAGAAAACCTTTTCTCTAACGCCACTTGCCATGTTTAATGCTCTGCGCCCAATTACGATTTCTTAAATCTTCAACGTAAATGTACTCCCCTACAATAACTTTAACTTATTAAATTTTTGATAAATTTTACGATTATACTTCACAGTCACTACACAATCTTTGTTATTTTTCTTATGGAATTGTTAAGCAAATGATTTCTATTTCAGGGGAAGATTGCATCGAATATAAATAGGTGAGTTCAAAAAAATTTTGAACTATCCGTAGTTCAACTCTATTTTTCTTGTCAAGCTGGGTATCCTAGAGACAAGCACAACCGAATAACGTAAATATTTGTAATTAATTGGTCAACTATGAGAATATTGGTGACGGGCGGAGCTGGATTTATTGGTTCCCATCTAATTGATAGATTAATGAATGATGGGCATGAAGTTATTTGTTTAGATAATTTTTATACAGGACACAAGCGGAATATCCTTAAATGGATGAATCATCCGTACTTTGAACTGATTCGCCACGATATCACCGAACCAATTAGGTTAGAAGTCGCACAAATTTATCATTTAGCTTGTCCTGCTTCACCAGTACATTATCAATACAATCCCGTAAAAACAGTTAAAACCAATGTAATGGGTACGCTGAATATGCTGGGTTTGGCTAAACGTGTCAAAGCAAGAATTTTACTCGCTTCTACTAGTGAAGTTTATGGCGATCCAGAAGTTCATCCCCAACAGGAAGAATACAGAGGTAGCGTAAATCCCATCGGACTTCGTTCCTGCTATGACGAAGGTAAGCGGATTGCTGAAACGCTAATGTTCGATTATCACAGGCAAAATGATGTTGATATTCGCGTTGCTCGTATTTTCAACACCTATGGTCCTCGGATGTTAGA comes from Rivularia sp. PCC 7116 and encodes:
- a CDS encoding UDP-glucuronic acid decarboxylase family protein — encoded protein: MRILVTGGAGFIGSHLIDRLMNDGHEVICLDNFYTGHKRNILKWMNHPYFELIRHDITEPIRLEVAQIYHLACPASPVHYQYNPVKTVKTNVMGTLNMLGLAKRVKARILLASTSEVYGDPEVHPQQEEYRGSVNPIGLRSCYDEGKRIAETLMFDYHRQNDVDIRVARIFNTYGPRMLENDGRVVSNFVVQALKGIPLTVYGDGSQTRSFCYVDNLVDGLMRLMNGDHIGPINLGNPDEYTILQLAETVQNMVNPDVKIKFEPLPSDDPRRRRPDITKAKSLLNWEPTIPLQEGLKQTIEDFRERVQSNEKLVVNSSVK